The Mycolicibacterium mucogenicum DSM 44124 genomic sequence AGCAGGACCGTCATCGCCGCGATGATGCCGCGCGGCACGTTCTTCTCCGGGTTCGCGGTTTCCTCGGCGGCCAGCGGCACGCCTTCGATCGCCAGGAAGAACCAGATGGCGAACGGGATGGCGGCCCAGATGCCGAGGTAGCCGTGCGGCAGGATCGCCGAAGCCCCGGCCGCGTTGACGTCGACCGCGATGGTGGTCAGGTTGGAGACGTCGAACTGCCCGATGGCACAGACCGCGAAGATCACCAGGCCCAGCAGCGCGATGGCGGTGATCACGAACATCACCTTGAGCGCCTCACCGACACCGGACAGGTGGATGCCGATGAAGAACGCGTAGGCCGCCAGATACACCCACCAGCCGTTGTGAATCCCGAAGAGTCCCAACGATTCCACGTAGGCGCCGATGAACGTCGCGATGGCGGCGGGGGCGATCGAGTACTCGATGAGGATCGCGGTGCCGGTGGCGAAACCGCCCCACGGACCCAGGGCACGACGGGCGAAGGTGTAACCGCCGCCGGCGGCCGGCAGCGCCGAGGACAGCTCGGCCATGCCCAGCACCAGGGCCAGGTACATGCCGGCGATGATCACGGCGGCGATGGCGAGGCCACCGAAACCGCCGTGTGCCAGACCGAAATTCCAGCCGGAGTAGTCCCCGGACACCACGTAGCTGACGCCGAGTCCGGCGAGCAGCAGCCAGCCGGCCGTGCCCTTCTTCAGCTGACGTTTCGCGAGGTATTCGTTGCTCTCGACGTGCTCTTCGACACCGCGAGCGGAGTGCTCACTGGGTGGGTTGGTGATGGACACTGCGAACTCCTGAAAGAGGGATGGCGGATGCCGAATTGGCCTGCCCCCAGGAGTCTTCTGGTGCCGGCCTTGATCATTGTGTCGCCGAACGCTTTTGGAAAGCGTCGACCGAGAAAGGAAGCGAGCGCCCGCGCATTCGGGGGGTACGCGGGCGCTCGCGGTTCGTGGGAGCTACGCGCTTCGTTTCCTTGCGCGCTCGCTCATCAGAGTGCTCGTTTCCTCGCGCGAGCGCTCGTCAGAAGAACCCCTGGGCCTTCGTCGAGTAGGAGACGAGCAGGTTCTTCGTCTGCTGGTAGTGGTCCAGCATCATCTTGTGGTTCTCGCGGCCGATGCCGGACTGCTTGTAACCGCCGAACGCGGCGTGCGCGGGGTACATGTGGTAGCAGTTGGTCCACACGCGGCCGGCCTTGATGTCGCGGCCCGCCCGGTAGGCGACGTTGCCGTTGCGCGACCACACGCCGGCGCCGAGGCCGTACAGGGTGTTGTTGGCGATCGAGATGGCGTCGTCGTAGTCCTTGAACGACGTCACCGACAGCACCGGCCCGAAGATCTCCTCCTGGAAGATGCGCATGCCGTTGTGGCCGGAGAACACCGTCGGCGTCACGTAGTAGCCGCCGTTGAGGTCGCCACCCAGCTCGGCCCGCTCGCCACCGGTGATCAGCTGTGCCCCTTCGGACTTGCCGATCTCGATGTAGGACAGGATCTTCTCCAGCTGGTCGTTGGAGGCCTGCGCGCCGATCATGGTCTCGGTGTCCAGCGGGTCGCCCTGGCGGACGGCCTTGGTGCGGATGGCGGCCAGCGCCAGGAACTCGTCGAAGATGTCGGCCTGGATCAGGCTGCGCGACGGGCAGGTGCAGACCTCGCCCTGGTTCAGCGCGAACATGGTGAAGCCTTCGAGCGCCTTGTCCTGGAAGTCGTCGTTGGCGGCCATGATGTCGTTGAAGAAGATGTTCGGGCTCTTGCCACCCAGCTCCAGGGTGACCGGGATCAGGTTCTGGCTGGCGTACTGCATGATCAGCCGGCCCGTGGTGGTCTCACCGGTGAAGGCGATCTTGGCGATGCGGTTGCTCGACGCGAGCGGCTTGCCGGCCTCGACGCCAAAACCGTTGACCACGTTGACAACACCCGCCGGCAGCAGGTCGCCGATGAGCGAGAACAGGTACATGATCGACGCCGGGGTCTGCTCGGCGGGCTTGAGCACGATCGCGTTGCCGGCGGCCAGCGCGGGGGCCAGCTTCCAGACGGCCATCAGGATCGGGAAGTTCCAGGGGATGATCTGGCCGACGACGCCGAGCGGCTCGTGGAAGTGGTAGGCGACGGTGTCGTCGTCGATCTCGGAGATCGAGCCTTCCTGGGCCCGCAGCACGCCCGCGAAGTAGCGGAAGTGATCGACGGCCAACGGGATGTCGGCGTTCAGGGTCTCGCGGACCGGCTTGCCGTTGTCCCAGGACTCGGCGACGGCGATGGCCTCGAGGTTCTGCTCCATGCGGTCGGCGATGAGGTTGAGCACCCGGGCGCGGGCGGCCGGCGAGGTCTTGCCCCACGCGGGCGCGGCGGCGTGCGCGGCGTCCAGCGCCTTCTCGATGTCGGATTCGTCCGAGCGGGCAATCTCGATGAACACCTCACCCGTGACCGGGGTACGGTTCTCGAAGTAGCGACCGGCAGCGGGTGCCACCCACTCGCCGCCGATGAAGTTGTCGTAGCGGGCCGGGTAGGTCATCACCGAACCCTCGGCACCGGGACGCGCGTAAACAGTCATGGGTTCACTCCTCCAGTGGGTGACAAAACACAGATGTGCTGCTGGTCACTAACGGTACGCAGAAGTGGGTTGCAACACAGTTGCATCGTTGAACGCGATGGAACCGGAGCCCGTCAGCCGAGGTCGGCGTCCAATCCCGCCAGGTGCCCGACCGCCTGCGCCCGCACGACGGCGTCCGCGGATGGGTGGTTGCGCAGCAATTGCCAGCCGTGCCGGTCGTCGCGGCCGTCGGGCAGCGCCAGCCACCGGCGCAACAGGCCGACATGTCCGGCCGCGGACGCCGACAGCACCGCGGTCCGCAGGCTCTCCCCCAGCTCGGTGCGCAACCGGGCGATCGCCGGCGACACCGACTGCGGCAGCAGCGCACCCGAGTAGTGGGACAGCGCGGCGTCGACATCACCGCGGTGCAGTGCGGCGAAGACATCGGCGACGTCACTGTCGATCGGGGTGAGCAGCCGGTAGGGCCGCGACGCCACGTACTGGGCGCCGATGACCCGGCGCAGGCGGGACATCTCGACGCGGATGGTGACCGAGTCAAGATCGTTGTCGTCCAACAACATTGCGAGATGGTCGGCGCTCAGACCCTCGGGATGCCGGCTCAGCAGAACCAGGATGTCGGCGTGCCGGCCGCTCAGGGTGTGCTGGCGCGGTTGTCCGTCGTCGCCGGTGGCGACCCAGCGCGGACGGTCACCGCCCAGCACCGTCAGGCGAGCCATGGTCACCGGACTCGGCGTGGGCTGCAGCAGCCGCTGCAGCGCCAGGTGGTTCTCGATGGCCATCACCGTCGCGCGCACCAGGCCCAGGGTCTGGGCCGAGGCAATCTGGCTGTCACCGGTGAGGTCGACGCAGCCGATGAGCTCGCCCGTCGTCGGGTCGTGCACCGGCACCGCCGTGCAGGTCCAGGGCTGCACCAGGCGGGCGAAGTGTTCCGAGCCGTGGATCTGCAGTTCCCGGTCCAGCGCCAGCGCGGTGCCCGGAGCGTTGGTGCCGGCGCTGCGCTCGCTCCAGTTGGCGCCGGCCACGAAGTTCATGGCCTCGCCCCGGCTCAGGGCCGTCTTGTCGCCCTCGACCCACAGCAGGGTGCCGTCGGCGGCGGCCACCGCCACCATGACACCGCTGTCCTTGGCGTCCTCGACCAGCAGTTTCCGGATCACCGGCAAGGCGGCCGCGATGGGTTGTTCGGCGCGCAGCTGGTCCAGGGTCTTGGGCACGACGGGCGTGAACTGCGCACCGCCGAGGTCGGGGTCCACGCCCGTGGCCAGGCTGCGGCGCCAGCTGTCGGCGATGACGGGACGGACGGCGGCGGGGTCCAGGTGCTGGGCGTCGATCTCGCCGGTGACGAACCGCTGGTGTACTGCGCGCAGCGTGGAGCCGGCCGGCGACCCCTCGGTGCGGCTGGTTCCCACGACACTCACACTCCTCGCAGGTCGGATACACACCTGCGTGGCCGCCAGGGTAGTCGACCTGGGTGTTCCAGGACACACGTTGGGTCCCGAGCGCGGCCATGACTGTGTGGTCCCGCCCCCGGCTCTCCTCCGGGGGCAGGACCACACAGGGCTTGGGTGGGCTAGAAGACCCAGTCGCCCGCCGCGCGCCGATCGGTCGCGGCGATGTCATCGGCGCCGTCACGGACGGCATTGCCGAGGCTGTGCAGGATGTCGTTGAGGGCGGCCGCCGACTGGTTCCAGCGGGCCTGCTCGGCCTGGAAGGCTTCGGCCGCCTCGCGGGTCCACGTCTGCTGAAGTGGTGCGACGAGGTGCCGGAGCTCTTCCAGCGACGTGTTCATCCGCGCCGATGTGGCATGGATTTGTTGGCGGACGGTGAATTCGATCTCGCCGAAGTGGTACGACAGTGCCGGTTGCATATGCCTTGTCCCGTCAGATCGCGTGACCGGTGGCGCCGATGCGCTGGGCATGGGAATCGGCCGCCTGACTCAGCACCGCCGCGTTCGAGCGGATGGTTTCGGCGATGCGTTGCAGTGACGCGTGCAGCTTCATCGATTCGCCGTTCCACCGGTTCACCACGTCCTGGAATCGGGTCGCCGCGGCACCGCCCCACACCGTCGGCGGGATGGCCGTCATCTGACCGATGAAGTTTCCGAGCATGGCCCGAATCTCCTCGTTGCGGACCTCGACCTTGCCGGCGATCCCCGTCATCAGATCGAAATCTGTAGTCAGAGCGCCACTTTCCGGAGCTGTCATGATTTCCTCTCGATTGGGTTTGATAGTTCAGACGTTTCCCGCGGGTATTCGGTTCCCTTGCGGTGCAAGTTTTTTCAATCGGTCCGGCGGGCCGAGCGGATCGCGGTGTCACAGGCCGGTTGGACGGCCGCGCCCTGGCACCCCACGGCGATCCGGACCGGTCCGTCGAGCAGCACCGACCACTCGACCGTCCGCCCGCCGCGCACCTCGCGGTACCGCACGGCCGCGCGTCCGGCACTGACGCCGGCCTCCTCGAAATCCACGATGACGCCGTCGGGCAGCTTCGTCGAAGCCTCCCGCAGCGACCTTGCCGCCACGTCGAGCGTCTGCTCCCGCGGCACGACCGATTGCGTGAGGTGGATGACCTGCCCGTGGTCATTGGGCGAAATGATCTGCAGCCGAGCCGATCCCGCGCCCTCAAGCGCCCGATCAACCGTCCAGCGCACCGGGATCTGCACCGCCACCCGGCCTTCCACGAGCCACGTGAACTCCGGGTCTGTGACAGCGGCGACGGGCGGCGCTGGGGCGTCTGTGTTGGACAGGCCCAGTGCCCCAGCGCCGATGACCGCGACGGCCGCGGCGAAGGCAGTCGCGATGCGCGCCCGCGGGTAACGGGTCGCTGCGGCGCTGCGGGTGCTGTCCTCGTCGGCCTGGTCGAGCAGATCGTCGCAACTCAGAATCTGTGCCGGAACGCCCTGATCCTGCAGCAGCGCTTGCATTTCGGCGGCCAAGGGCGCGGCGCCGGGAACGCCGATGGGCGCGTCGATCACGACGTGGCCGTGCCACGTGGTTCGCGCGATGACGGCCTCGGCGGTGGCGCTGTCGGTGCGTCGTACGACGGACGCGGCAGCCCCTCGACGGGAGATCGTCACGATGTCCTCCCCCAGTTCGACGACCGTGCAATCGGGTTCGCCGCCGGCCGCTCGGAGAGCATCGGTTCTGCGCTCTATGACGACGTGAGAAACGCTGGTGGGGACTGCCGTCCGAACTCGCTCGATCCTCGACGGCGTCCACCACGTCGGGCAGACCACCGTGATGGCCGACGCGGTGCCAGCCGCCGCCGCCATGACGTCGCGCCAGATGTGTTGGGCGGGAAGGACCGCCGCACGCAGCAGGCCCAGCGGTTCGTCGACGCACTCCAAAGCGGACGAGACCAGGTCGGCGTCGACGTCTCCCGGCCCGCGGATCGTGTTCGGTCCGACCACCACAACCGTCATGGCGGCTCGGTCCAGCCGATCTGGATCAGCTGGTCAGGTTGACCGCGCCGCACCACGACGGCCCGGCCGGGCGGCAGCGTCATCGGCCGTGCCGCGCCCAGCAGCGGCCCTTCTTCCGGGCTGGTGCTCATGACGATGCCCGTCGCGCCCAGGTCCCGCATGCGCGACAGCAGCGGGTCGAACATCGCGCGTGCGGCACCACCGGAGCGGCGGGCGACCACGACGTGGAGCCCGATGTCCGCGGCGTGCGGCAACAGGTCGAGCAAGGGGCCCAACGGATTTCCCGCGGCTCCCATGACCAGGTCGTAATCGTCGACCACGACGTGGATTTCGGGGCCGGACCACCAGGACCGGTCCCGCAACT encodes the following:
- a CDS encoding GAF domain-containing protein, which translates into the protein MGTSRTEGSPAGSTLRAVHQRFVTGEIDAQHLDPAAVRPVIADSWRRSLATGVDPDLGGAQFTPVVPKTLDQLRAEQPIAAALPVIRKLLVEDAKDSGVMVAVAAADGTLLWVEGDKTALSRGEAMNFVAGANWSERSAGTNAPGTALALDRELQIHGSEHFARLVQPWTCTAVPVHDPTTGELIGCVDLTGDSQIASAQTLGLVRATVMAIENHLALQRLLQPTPSPVTMARLTVLGGDRPRWVATGDDGQPRQHTLSGRHADILVLLSRHPEGLSADHLAMLLDDNDLDSVTIRVEMSRLRRVIGAQYVASRPYRLLTPIDSDVADVFAALHRGDVDAALSHYSGALLPQSVSPAIARLRTELGESLRTAVLSASAAGHVGLLRRWLALPDGRDDRHGWQLLRNHPSADAVVRAQAVGHLAGLDADLG
- a CDS encoding WXG100 family type VII secretion target; this translates as MQPALSYHFGEIEFTVRQQIHATSARMNTSLEELRHLVAPLQQTWTREAAEAFQAEQARWNQSAAALNDILHSLGNAVRDGADDIAATDRRAAGDWVF
- a CDS encoding WXG100 family type VII secretion target, encoding MTAPESGALTTDFDLMTGIAGKVEVRNEEIRAMLGNFIGQMTAIPPTVWGGAAATRFQDVVNRWNGESMKLHASLQRIAETIRSNAAVLSQAADSHAQRIGATGHAI
- a CDS encoding type VII secretion-associated protein; amino-acid sequence: MTVVVVGPNTIRGPGDVDADLVSSALECVDEPLGLLRAAVLPAQHIWRDVMAAAAGTASAITVVCPTWWTPSRIERVRTAVPTSVSHVVIERRTDALRAAGGEPDCTVVELGEDIVTISRRGAAASVVRRTDSATAEAVIARTTWHGHVVIDAPIGVPGAAPLAAEMQALLQDQGVPAQILSCDDLLDQADEDSTRSAAATRYPRARIATAFAAAVAVIGAGALGLSNTDAPAPPVAAVTDPEFTWLVEGRVAVQIPVRWTVDRALEGAGSARLQIISPNDHGQVIHLTQSVVPREQTLDVAARSLREASTKLPDGVIVDFEEAGVSAGRAAVRYREVRGGRTVEWSVLLDGPVRIAVGCQGAAVQPACDTAIRSARRTD
- the eat gene encoding ethanolamine permease encodes the protein MSITNPPSEHSARGVEEHVESNEYLAKRQLKKGTAGWLLLAGLGVSYVVSGDYSGWNFGLAHGGFGGLAIAAVIIAGMYLALVLGMAELSSALPAAGGGYTFARRALGPWGGFATGTAILIEYSIAPAAIATFIGAYVESLGLFGIHNGWWVYLAAYAFFIGIHLSGVGEALKVMFVITAIALLGLVIFAVCAIGQFDVSNLTTIAVDVNAAGASAILPHGYLGIWAAIPFAIWFFLAIEGVPLAAEETANPEKNVPRGIIAAMTVLLVTCAVVLVLTTGVGGAQQMSASGNPLVEALGSGVGAKLVNYIGLAGLIASFFSIIYAYSRQLFALSRAGYLPTQLSVTNSRKAPTLALIVPGVIGFLLSLTGKGDLLLNMAVFGAAVSYVLMMVSHIVLRRREPNMPRPYRTPGGIATTGFALVIAVVAVIATFLVDPKAVGLCLLVFCAFMLYFAVYSRHHLVANSPDEEFAMLAEAEDELK
- the adh gene encoding aldehyde dehydrogenase, which codes for MTVYARPGAEGSVMTYPARYDNFIGGEWVAPAAGRYFENRTPVTGEVFIEIARSDESDIEKALDAAHAAAPAWGKTSPAARARVLNLIADRMEQNLEAIAVAESWDNGKPVRETLNADIPLAVDHFRYFAGVLRAQEGSISEIDDDTVAYHFHEPLGVVGQIIPWNFPILMAVWKLAPALAAGNAIVLKPAEQTPASIMYLFSLIGDLLPAGVVNVVNGFGVEAGKPLASSNRIAKIAFTGETTTGRLIMQYASQNLIPVTLELGGKSPNIFFNDIMAANDDFQDKALEGFTMFALNQGEVCTCPSRSLIQADIFDEFLALAAIRTKAVRQGDPLDTETMIGAQASNDQLEKILSYIEIGKSEGAQLITGGERAELGGDLNGGYYVTPTVFSGHNGMRIFQEEIFGPVLSVTSFKDYDDAISIANNTLYGLGAGVWSRNGNVAYRAGRDIKAGRVWTNCYHMYPAHAAFGGYKQSGIGRENHKMMLDHYQQTKNLLVSYSTKAQGFF